A genome region from Tolypothrix sp. PCC 7712 includes the following:
- a CDS encoding ABC transporter substrate-binding protein, with amino-acid sequence MGINMTHSTARRNPYVIGRPIDESELLFGRESLFNFIEDNLKQDIKVILLHGQRRIGKSSVLRNIPNFVAPEQFAFITFDLEYHSRETLSRILAAIATEIIEQLELDLDRISLPDITELETDPYIFYRQFLPKVYQEIGNQKLVLLLDEFDALNNDSSDTAVEHLFPYLRSIIELPDNQLFIILCVGRQSADMPNLLSIFNNVPYQEIGLLDAEDAAQLITQPAKNSLNYEQNAIDEIYRLTAGHPYFIQVICFHIFVQARSEEKWQVTRTDVDAIVEQAIESAEAGLAWFWDGLTILEQIVFSSVAEAQKQAFPENPLTLLKKYGIIETEELVQAARQLVEKGLLNASGNQIKVEIVRLWLLKRHPIDTDIQALIQQQEQKINVISQRNITQHQERKLKLLNDKILKEAREKDTDYSPNKNLRFRIVVVGLIVSISSVALGIYQFFNSCEKRQYFILDQSCVVQHNNINYLNVITNISRGDRTVFYNKENKDFNRALEEFKKTDYTKATELFKKAVALNPQDPEVLIYYNNALARQKGTPMTVAVSVPVENPKGMAEDILRGVAQAQNKFNQQGGFNGKLLEIVIANDANKTENAKQIAQVLIKDSSILGVIGHSSSNLTQVALAEYKKANLPIISSTSISDSLSGNVFFRTVPSNAAIGKRLAEYTKSSRGLNKVVIFKNPDSKDSKSLSQAFIEKFEPLGGQVVREIDLTKPELNVNKEIKTIVFSDRAEAAVLFPATQKQASVTLEIAKANADLISTKNPNNPGLSLLGGSLLYGNTTLQKGKKAVEGLIVAIPWFRDSPNSKNFAQAALKQWGGPVSWRTATSYDATQAFIKTLTNISPNFSRENVLQGLKQVNLSPNETSGEPLKFTDNGERQSQPVLVQVKGGKFTLVPSVASGVTPSKSR; translated from the coding sequence TTGGGAATAAATATGACACATTCAACTGCTCGAAGAAATCCTTACGTCATCGGTCGTCCAATTGATGAATCTGAACTATTATTCGGTCGAGAAAGTCTGTTTAACTTTATCGAAGACAACCTGAAGCAAGATATAAAAGTTATTTTATTACATGGTCAAAGACGTATTGGTAAGTCTTCAGTACTTCGTAATATTCCTAATTTTGTTGCACCAGAGCAATTTGCTTTTATTACTTTCGATCTAGAGTATCACAGCCGAGAAACTCTTAGTCGTATTTTAGCTGCAATAGCAACAGAAATTATTGAACAACTAGAACTGGATTTAGATAGGATATCGTTACCTGATATAACAGAGTTAGAAACAGATCCCTATATATTTTATAGGCAATTTTTACCTAAAGTCTATCAAGAAATAGGAAATCAAAAACTAGTATTATTACTTGATGAGTTTGATGCTTTAAATAACGATAGCTCAGATACCGCAGTTGAACATCTTTTTCCATATCTCCGCTCTATTATAGAATTACCAGATAATCAACTATTCATAATTCTTTGTGTTGGTAGGCAATCAGCAGATATGCCAAATTTACTTAGTATATTTAATAATGTACCATATCAAGAAATTGGTTTATTAGATGCTGAAGATGCTGCTCAATTAATTACCCAACCCGCTAAAAATAGCCTAAATTATGAACAAAATGCTATTGATGAAATTTATAGACTGACAGCAGGTCATCCTTATTTTATCCAAGTAATTTGCTTTCATATTTTTGTGCAAGCAAGATCTGAAGAAAAATGGCAAGTTACTCGCACAGATGTAGATGCGATTGTAGAGCAAGCAATTGAAAGTGCAGAAGCTGGATTAGCTTGGTTTTGGGATGGTTTAACAATTCTAGAGCAAATAGTATTTTCATCTGTAGCTGAAGCACAAAAGCAAGCATTCCCAGAAAATCCATTAACATTGTTGAAAAAATACGGCATTATCGAGACAGAAGAATTAGTTCAAGCAGCTAGACAATTAGTTGAAAAAGGGCTTTTGAATGCTAGTGGAAACCAGATAAAAGTTGAAATAGTCCGTCTCTGGCTCTTAAAAAGACATCCAATAGATACAGATATACAAGCATTAATACAACAACAAGAACAAAAAATTAATGTTATATCGCAAAGAAACATTACACAACATCAAGAGCGAAAACTGAAATTATTGAATGATAAAATATTAAAAGAAGCGAGAGAAAAAGACACAGATTATTCTCCAAATAAAAATTTGCGATTTAGAATCGTAGTTGTAGGATTAATTGTGTCTATCAGTAGTGTTGCGTTAGGCATTTACCAATTTTTTAATAGTTGTGAAAAGAGACAATATTTCATATTGGATCAAAGTTGTGTAGTTCAGCACAATAATATAAATTATCTCAATGTTATAACTAATATTAGCCGGGGCGATCGCACAGTTTTTTATAACAAGGAAAACAAGGATTTTAATCGAGCACTTGAAGAATTCAAAAAAACTGATTATACAAAAGCAACCGAATTATTTAAAAAAGCTGTAGCGCTTAATCCTCAAGATCCAGAAGTACTAATTTACTATAATAATGCCCTTGCTCGCCAAAAAGGTACTCCCATGACTGTAGCTGTATCTGTACCTGTAGAGAATCCAAAAGGGATGGCGGAAGATATTTTACGTGGTGTAGCGCAAGCGCAAAATAAGTTTAATCAACAAGGTGGGTTCAACGGTAAATTGCTAGAAATAGTTATTGCTAACGATGCTAACAAAACTGAAAATGCAAAACAAATAGCTCAGGTTTTAATAAAAGACTCATCGATACTAGGAGTAATTGGACATAGTTCTAGTAATCTTACTCAAGTAGCATTAGCCGAATATAAAAAAGCTAACTTACCAATCATTTCTTCTACCAGTATCAGCGATTCCTTATCTGGCAATGTTTTCTTTAGAACAGTTCCTTCTAATGCAGCTATTGGTAAAAGACTCGCTGAATACACCAAAAGTTCTCGTGGTTTGAACAAAGTTGTTATTTTTAAGAATCCAGACAGCAAAGATAGTAAATCTCTGAGTCAAGCATTTATTGAGAAGTTTGAACCACTAGGGGGTCAGGTGGTTCGGGAGATTGATTTGACAAAACCGGAGCTAAATGTAAACAAAGAAATTAAAACCATTGTATTTAGCGATCGCGCCGAAGCTGCTGTATTGTTTCCAGCTACACAAAAGCAGGCTTCAGTAACATTAGAAATTGCTAAAGCTAACGCTGACTTAATTAGCACTAAAAATCCAAATAACCCAGGTCTAAGTTTGTTAGGTGGAAGTCTTCTCTATGGGAACACAACCTTGCAAAAAGGTAAGAAAGCTGTTGAAGGTTTAATTGTCGCTATACCTTGGTTTAGAGATTCACCAAACTCAAAAAACTTCGCACAAGCAGCACTTAAGCAATGGGGAGGGCCTGTTAGTTGGCGCACAGCTACTAGCTATGATGCTACTCAGGCTTTTATTAAAACTTTGACTAATATCTCTCCCAATTTTTCTAGGGAAAATGTTTTACAAGGATTGAAACAGGTTAATCTTTCTCCTAATGAAACTTCAGGAGAACCTTTAAAGTTTACAGACAATGGGGAACGCCAAAGTCAACCTGTTCTTGTTCAGGTGAAAGGAGGAAAATTTACCCTCGTTCCTTCTGTTGCGTCTGGTGTAACTCCTAGCAAATCCCGTTAA
- the devC gene encoding ABC transporter permease DevC — translation MIGFISQLQRRTPLGWLQLSHQRSRLLVALSGIAFADVLMFMQLGFQTALYESNTRLHRSMQADIVLVSPQARNLANMSSFTRRRLYQAMDFPGVKSAEGMYINFGDWKNPQTKKKTAVLVMGFNPDKQVLDLPEVNRQKDIVKLPDTMLFDRASRGDYQKAIAQINSGKPVTTEIDRRTISINGLFSVGASFIADGTLITSDQNFLRVFPRRDASSLSIGLIQLQPGYDPKQTATALKSHLGEDVKVLTKAEFIEFEKEYWKTNTAIGFIFSLGVSMGFMVGVIIVYQVLSTDVNAHMKEYATFKAMGYNNLYLLGIVFEEAIIMAILGFLPGFGVSIGLYALTRNATNLPLYMTLARAIQVQVLTIIMCMISGAIATRKVQSADPADMF, via the coding sequence ATGATTGGATTTATCTCTCAACTCCAACGACGCACACCTTTAGGATGGTTGCAATTAAGTCATCAAAGAAGCCGTTTATTAGTTGCACTCTCAGGTATTGCCTTTGCAGATGTTCTCATGTTTATGCAACTGGGATTTCAGACTGCATTGTATGAGAGTAACACCAGATTGCACCGCAGTATGCAAGCTGACATTGTGCTTGTCAGTCCCCAAGCACGGAACTTGGCGAATATGTCCAGCTTTACCAGACGGCGACTGTATCAAGCAATGGACTTCCCAGGGGTAAAGTCAGCTGAAGGTATGTATATTAATTTTGGCGATTGGAAGAATCCCCAAACCAAGAAAAAGACAGCGGTGCTAGTGATGGGATTTAACCCTGACAAGCAAGTATTAGACTTACCAGAAGTCAACCGCCAAAAAGATATTGTCAAGCTACCAGATACCATGCTTTTCGATCGCGCCTCTAGAGGAGATTATCAAAAGGCGATCGCTCAAATTAATAGCGGAAAACCTGTCACCACAGAAATCGACCGCCGCACAATTAGCATTAACGGCTTATTTTCCGTCGGTGCATCCTTTATTGCCGATGGTACATTAATTACTAGCGACCAGAACTTTCTACGAGTATTTCCTAGACGGGATGCTAGCAGCCTCAGCATTGGTTTAATTCAACTGCAACCAGGTTATGACCCCAAGCAAACTGCTACAGCCTTAAAATCTCATCTGGGTGAAGATGTCAAAGTTTTAACTAAAGCAGAATTTATCGAATTTGAAAAAGAATACTGGAAAACCAACACTGCGATCGGCTTTATCTTCAGCCTCGGCGTATCGATGGGATTCATGGTTGGCGTGATCATCGTTTATCAAGTTCTCTCCACAGATGTCAACGCCCACATGAAAGAATACGCCACCTTCAAAGCGATGGGTTACAACAACCTCTACTTATTAGGTATCGTCTTTGAAGAAGCGATAATTATGGCAATATTAGGCTTTCTACCTGGTTTCGGCGTTTCTATAGGACTATATGCACTCACACGCAACGCCACAAATTTACCTTTATATATGACCTTAGCCAGAGCCATCCAAGTACAAGTACTTACCATCATTATGTGCATGATTTCCGGTGCGATCGCCACACGCAAAGTTCAATCTGCTGACCCCGCAGATATGTTTTAA
- a CDS encoding DevA family ABC transporter ATP-binding protein, with translation MNPVISIQNLDHYFGQGQLKKQVLFDINLEINAGEIIIMTGPSGSGKTTLLTLVGGLRSAQSGSLQILGRELCGANAAQLTEARRSHGYIFQAHNLHGSLTALQNVRMGLELHQDISPQEMKQRSAEMLEQVGLEQRLNYYPDDLSGGQKQRVAIARALVSRPKIVLADEPTAALDSKSGRDVVNLMQQLAKEQGCTILMVTHDNRILDIADRIVHMEDGKLAQDRVVTVAV, from the coding sequence ATGAATCCAGTAATCTCTATCCAAAATCTCGACCACTACTTTGGTCAAGGTCAACTGAAAAAGCAAGTTTTGTTTGATATCAATTTAGAAATCAATGCTGGCGAAATTATCATCATGACTGGGCCTTCGGGTTCTGGTAAAACCACCTTACTAACCTTAGTAGGAGGCTTGCGTTCTGCTCAGTCTGGTAGTTTGCAAATATTGGGAAGGGAACTCTGCGGTGCAAATGCAGCACAACTTACCGAAGCTAGACGCAGCCACGGCTATATTTTCCAAGCACATAACTTGCATGGAAGTTTGACAGCGCTTCAGAATGTGAGAATGGGATTAGAACTGCATCAAGATATTTCACCCCAGGAAATGAAACAGCGCTCGGCTGAAATGCTAGAGCAGGTAGGATTAGAACAGCGCCTCAATTACTATCCTGATGATTTATCAGGGGGACAAAAACAACGGGTAGCGATCGCACGTGCTTTGGTCAGTCGTCCTAAAATTGTGCTAGCGGATGAACCAACGGCGGCGCTTGATAGTAAATCTGGGCGAGATGTGGTTAACCTCATGCAACAATTAGCCAAGGAACAAGGCTGTACAATCTTGATGGTGACTCATGACAACCGGATTTTAGACATAGCCGATCGCATCGTTCACATGGAAGATGGTAAGCTAGCACAGGATCGGGTTGTAACCGTAGCAGTATAA
- a CDS encoding DUF928 domain-containing protein codes for MSAKKQPFFKSPLLGIALIISSSIIPISITPVMAGVTFKPPGAQAPQRSSGGGSRNDNICGFGTKVSNSASVTPLMPNSNIGFTVADRPTIFVYLPASKAQKALFTLQDDGSKTYYQTALTLPEKPGVMEVKLPTSVPALKTGKNYKWSLVMICTEELDTDSPWVGGWIRRVEADRSLTSKNQKPISLELISKLAETGIWYDSLSILAELRRSQPNNQALTNAWQDLLKSVNLNVIANEPLVN; via the coding sequence ATGTCAGCAAAAAAACAACCTTTTTTTAAATCACCACTGTTAGGAATAGCATTGATAATTTCATCATCTATTATTCCTATATCCATAACACCAGTGATGGCAGGAGTAACCTTTAAACCTCCAGGAGCGCAAGCACCTCAACGCTCATCTGGGGGAGGCTCAAGGAATGATAATATTTGTGGATTTGGAACGAAAGTCTCTAATAGTGCATCGGTAACACCGTTAATGCCCAATTCTAATATTGGCTTTACTGTTGCAGATCGTCCCACAATATTTGTCTACCTTCCAGCTAGTAAAGCGCAAAAAGCATTGTTTACGCTCCAAGATGATGGCTCGAAAACTTATTATCAGACAGCCTTAACTTTGCCCGAAAAACCGGGAGTGATGGAAGTAAAACTGCCAACTTCTGTACCAGCGCTGAAGACAGGCAAAAATTATAAATGGTCTTTAGTCATGATTTGCACTGAAGAGCTAGACACAGATAGTCCTTGGGTAGGTGGATGGATTCGCCGTGTAGAAGCTGATCGCAGTTTAACTAGTAAAAATCAAAAACCCATATCATTAGAGCTAATTTCTAAATTAGCTGAAACTGGTATTTGGTATGATTCTCTGTCTATTCTGGCAGAACTCAGGCGATCGCAACCAAATAATCAAGCTTTAACTAATGCTTGGCAAGACCTTTTAAAATCAGTTAATTTAAATGTGATTGCCAACGAACCACTCGTTAATTAA
- a CDS encoding ABC exporter membrane fusion protein — protein sequence MAQNWNLTGFRASQTFLKSPATIAIITALVTAGASVYTVTKFQADSAKKPEVAAAMQPVVKTVTALGRLEPNGEVIKLSAPTANEGNRVEQLLVKEGDRIKAGQVIAIMDSRDRLQASLDEAQRQVEVAKSRLAQVKAGAKQGEIAARQATINRLQVELAGSIKTQQATINRLEAELQGQQQSLQATVARVAAEKSNAQADVQRYESLYKEGAISSQEVDRRRLSAETSTQQFIESQATKARTVATLEQQINEAKANRDKTIATLEQQISEAKATLNQTAEVRPTDVANAQAEVNSAQAAVEKIRAQLNQAYIRAPKAGQILKINSRAGETVGNDGIVELGQTDQMYAVAEVYQSDIHKVRPGQKVKVSSDSLPGELQGTVDWLGMQIQRQNVINADPSSNIDARIVEVHVRLDQASSVKAAQFTNLQVKAVIEQ from the coding sequence ATGGCGCAAAACTGGAATTTAACGGGTTTTCGAGCTTCCCAAACTTTTTTGAAGTCACCTGCAACCATAGCGATAATTACAGCTTTAGTTACAGCAGGAGCTAGCGTTTATACGGTAACTAAGTTCCAAGCTGATTCTGCGAAAAAGCCAGAAGTAGCAGCAGCTATGCAGCCAGTAGTAAAAACTGTAACTGCCTTGGGACGGCTGGAACCGAATGGTGAGGTGATTAAACTATCTGCACCGACGGCTAATGAAGGAAATCGCGTAGAGCAGTTGTTGGTGAAAGAAGGCGATCGCATCAAAGCTGGACAAGTAATTGCAATTATGGATAGTCGCGATCGCTTACAGGCGAGTTTGGATGAAGCGCAAAGACAAGTAGAAGTCGCTAAATCCCGTCTGGCGCAGGTAAAAGCTGGAGCAAAACAGGGAGAAATAGCAGCGCGTCAAGCTACTATCAACCGTCTGCAAGTTGAACTAGCCGGAAGTATAAAAACGCAACAAGCCACAATTAATCGTTTAGAAGCAGAACTGCAAGGACAACAGCAAAGTTTGCAAGCAACAGTTGCACGTGTCGCGGCTGAGAAAAGCAACGCGCAAGCTGATGTGCAACGCTATGAGAGTTTATATAAAGAAGGTGCAATTTCTAGTCAAGAAGTAGATCGCCGCAGATTAAGTGCTGAAACTTCCACCCAGCAATTTATCGAAAGCCAAGCTACCAAAGCCAGAACTGTCGCCACCCTAGAACAACAAATCAACGAAGCTAAAGCCAACCGCGATAAAACTATCGCCACCTTAGAACAGCAAATTAGTGAAGCCAAAGCTACCCTCAACCAAACTGCAGAAGTTCGTCCCACAGATGTAGCTAACGCGCAAGCCGAGGTAAACAGCGCCCAAGCTGCTGTCGAGAAAATTAGAGCGCAACTCAATCAAGCATATATTCGCGCTCCCAAAGCTGGACAAATTCTCAAAATTAATAGCCGTGCTGGTGAAACTGTTGGTAATGATGGCATTGTGGAACTAGGCCAAACCGATCAGATGTATGCAGTTGCAGAAGTATACCAAAGTGATATTCATAAAGTCCGGCCTGGTCAAAAAGTCAAAGTCAGCAGCGATTCTCTTCCTGGCGAATTACAAGGAACCGTTGATTGGCTCGGAATGCAGATACAACGGCAAAATGTGATTAATGCCGATCCTTCCAGTAATATTGACGCAAGAATAGTAGAAGTTCATGTGCGCCTAGATCAAGCATCCAGCGTTAAAGCAGCTCAGTTTACCAATTTGCAAGTTAAGGCGGTGATTGAGCAATGA
- a CDS encoding ABC transporter substrate-binding protein produces the protein MVNPEDRINNPYIIGSPIDEPHKFFGRRSLFEIIQDNLNQDTKIILLHGQRRIGKSSILQLIPQFLIADELKFFIFDLHEKSQSSLGEILNSLATEIILHLEFNNLRPPTIEQIDNDPKIFARRFLPLVYRRLRNKKLVLLLDEFDVVLEKENSERLPLLKELLDKQERLFIIPVVGRHPSTLQQLRSFLKSAPYQEIGLLDTESARRLITQPAKNLLKYEEEAINKIIRLSAGHPYFIQVICFTIFTQAREQNIWSVTSEHVDKIIDKALENAEAGLAWFWDGLPMAEQIVFSAIAEAHKIALLKNQQIPDDPFMLLEEYDLSKTEELAQASEHLFEKALVDDIRRRVKVEFVRLWLLKRHSLEQEFEKLQKLRTKFKFAVATQLYQEGKQQEAVALYEQIIQIDSNHVSSLLALAEIYLRTDNLVKAVEFYTRAYQVDQTSNKEKLLDVLERYGDKLKGQKKYDLAREQYNQALEIEPNRISTQEKLQLLDKEISKKLPLRSDFLPQLNWQGKKSLIGGIFAVACIAISLYLWSNPNRCSFVPKQLSGILCIDENPKNNISRGERAFFFSNPNSARDQGITAFKARDYSKAAERFKVAVTNDHNDPEVLIYYNNALALQQVSPITLAAVVPIENAKEKAQEILRGVAQAQNEFNANGGLNGRLLQIVIANDANGRISKPVAKELAQDESILGVIGHYTSDSTEKALPEYENAKTRLPVISPSSSSTKLKADVFFRATASDKAHGKKLAEYAWNNALKKVVIFWNPKSLFSRSITEQFITNFEKLGGVIVSNPIDLTADNRNVEQEVNESISQNAQAALLIPDATYVAAAEEIARVNANLKTSAQNQNKQGLKLLSTNILYIDRLSKVKAFDGLILSVFWFRDAPQSQKFAQAAKQQWRGGVSTNTATSYDATQAFIHALSSNPSRSTILQKLPQLNLSSDETSGEGLKFQDHERQGNPILIQVQNDQFKILPNTP, from the coding sequence ATGGTTAATCCCGAAGACCGGATAAATAATCCCTATATTATAGGTAGTCCCATAGATGAACCTCATAAATTTTTTGGCAGGAGAAGTCTGTTTGAAATTATTCAAGATAACCTAAATCAAGATACAAAAATTATTTTGTTGCACGGTCAAAGACGTATCGGAAAGTCATCTATACTTCAACTTATTCCTCAGTTTTTGATAGCAGATGAATTAAAATTTTTTATATTTGATCTTCACGAAAAAAGTCAGTCAAGCTTGGGTGAAATTCTCAATAGCCTCGCTACAGAAATTATCTTGCACCTAGAATTTAACAACCTGCGTCCGCCGACTATTGAGCAGATAGATAATGATCCAAAAATCTTCGCCAGACGTTTTTTACCCTTGGTTTATAGAAGATTGAGAAATAAAAAGCTGGTGTTGTTATTAGATGAATTTGATGTTGTTCTTGAGAAAGAAAATTCGGAGCGTTTACCGCTTTTAAAAGAGCTTCTGGATAAACAAGAAAGATTATTTATTATTCCAGTAGTCGGACGGCATCCATCTACCTTACAACAGTTAAGGAGCTTTTTAAAAAGTGCGCCTTACCAAGAAATTGGGTTGCTTGATACTGAGAGTGCTAGACGGCTAATTACTCAACCAGCTAAAAATTTACTAAAGTATGAAGAAGAGGCTATAAACAAAATTATTCGCTTAAGTGCAGGGCATCCCTATTTTATCCAAGTCATTTGTTTTACTATTTTTACACAAGCTAGAGAGCAAAATATTTGGAGTGTTACTAGTGAACACGTAGACAAAATTATAGATAAAGCACTAGAAAATGCAGAAGCTGGTTTGGCATGGTTCTGGGATGGGCTACCAATGGCAGAGCAAATAGTTTTCTCTGCCATAGCTGAAGCTCATAAAATTGCTCTATTGAAAAATCAACAGATTCCTGATGATCCATTCATGCTTTTAGAAGAGTATGATCTTTCTAAGACAGAAGAACTAGCTCAAGCATCTGAGCATTTATTTGAAAAAGCTTTAGTAGATGATATCAGAAGGCGGGTGAAAGTGGAATTTGTTCGCCTTTGGTTATTGAAAAGACACTCGCTAGAGCAAGAATTTGAAAAATTGCAAAAACTGCGAACTAAATTTAAATTTGCAGTAGCTACTCAACTTTATCAAGAAGGTAAACAACAGGAAGCAGTAGCTCTTTATGAGCAAATTATACAAATAGATTCTAATCACGTTAGCAGTCTACTAGCTTTAGCTGAAATATATTTGAGAACTGACAATTTAGTTAAAGCAGTAGAATTTTACACAAGAGCTTACCAAGTTGATCAAACAAGCAACAAAGAAAAGCTGCTGGATGTCTTGGAAAGATACGGCGATAAACTAAAAGGGCAAAAAAAGTACGATTTGGCGCGGGAGCAGTACAACCAAGCTTTAGAAATTGAGCCTAATAGAATATCAACACAGGAAAAACTGCAATTACTAGACAAGGAAATATCAAAAAAACTGCCACTCAGATCAGATTTTCTACCACAGCTAAACTGGCAAGGCAAAAAATCTTTAATAGGAGGAATTTTTGCCGTGGCTTGTATCGCTATTAGCTTGTATCTGTGGTCAAATCCAAATCGTTGCTCATTTGTGCCAAAGCAATTATCCGGCATACTTTGTATAGATGAAAATCCTAAAAATAATATAAGTCGTGGTGAACGTGCCTTCTTTTTTAGCAATCCTAACAGTGCTCGCGATCAGGGTATTACAGCATTTAAGGCACGCGATTATTCTAAAGCTGCGGAACGGTTTAAAGTTGCTGTAACAAATGATCACAATGATCCAGAGGTACTAATCTACTACAATAATGCCCTCGCCCTTCAGCAGGTTTCTCCCATCACTTTAGCAGCAGTTGTGCCGATAGAAAACGCAAAAGAAAAAGCTCAAGAAATATTGCGAGGTGTAGCACAAGCACAAAATGAGTTCAATGCTAATGGTGGATTAAATGGTCGATTACTGCAAATTGTAATTGCCAATGATGCTAACGGTAGAATATCTAAACCAGTGGCTAAGGAACTAGCTCAAGATGAATCCATATTAGGAGTTATTGGACATTATACGAGTGACTCTACAGAAAAGGCACTACCTGAATACGAGAATGCTAAAACACGCTTACCTGTCATCTCTCCTAGTAGCTCCAGTACAAAATTGAAGGCAGATGTTTTTTTTCGGGCTACTGCTTCTGATAAAGCACATGGTAAAAAACTAGCTGAATATGCCTGGAACAACGCCTTAAAAAAAGTTGTAATTTTTTGGAATCCTAAGAGCCTCTTTAGCCGTAGTATCACAGAGCAATTTATCACAAATTTTGAAAAACTAGGGGGTGTAATAGTTAGTAATCCGATTGATCTGACGGCTGACAACCGGAATGTAGAACAAGAAGTTAATGAGAGTATTTCTCAAAATGCACAGGCGGCTCTATTAATCCCAGACGCAACATACGTTGCAGCAGCAGAGGAAATTGCTAGAGTCAACGCAAATTTAAAGACTAGCGCTCAAAACCAAAACAAGCAAGGGCTAAAGTTGTTAAGTACGAATATTCTATATATTGATAGACTCAGTAAAGTCAAAGCTTTTGATGGATTGATTCTAAGTGTGTTTTGGTTTAGGGATGCACCACAATCACAAAAATTTGCACAAGCAGCAAAGCAACAATGGAGAGGAGGTGTTAGCACTAATACCGCAACTAGCTATGATGCGACTCAAGCTTTTATTCATGCTTTATCCTCAAATCCCTCACGTTCCACAATTCTGCAAAAACTTCCGCAGCTAAATCTTTCATCTGATGAAACCTCCGGAGAGGGACTTAAATTTCAAGATCATGAGCGCCAGGGTAACCCAATACTTATTCAAGTTCAAAACGATCAATTTAAGATATTACCAAACACTCCCTAA
- a CDS encoding TetR/AcrR family transcriptional regulator has translation MARTKVDEVERESSVEKVEQILQGAMQEFLKHGYAGTSMDKVAVAAGVSKATVYSHFQDKEELFKVLLEHLSRQKFNSIFGTEPLQGEPTIVLRQLGTKALEHMVADQEHRALMRVLIGESGRFPELAQICVRAMIKPVVETLTQYVASHPELKINDPEAVARILLGSLVHFHIVQDVLHGKEILPMESDRVINTMIDLIVNNAK, from the coding sequence ATGGCACGCACAAAAGTTGACGAAGTAGAACGCGAGAGTTCAGTTGAGAAAGTGGAACAAATTCTGCAAGGGGCAATGCAGGAGTTCCTTAAGCATGGCTATGCTGGTACAAGTATGGATAAAGTGGCTGTTGCTGCGGGGGTGTCTAAAGCCACAGTCTATAGCCACTTTCAGGATAAAGAAGAACTATTTAAAGTATTACTTGAGCATTTATCACGGCAAAAGTTTAACTCTATATTTGGTACAGAACCTCTCCAGGGTGAACCAACAATTGTATTACGCCAGTTAGGAACCAAAGCCTTAGAGCACATGGTAGCAGACCAAGAACATCGAGCATTGATGCGGGTGTTAATTGGCGAATCTGGACGTTTTCCAGAGTTAGCGCAGATTTGTGTGCGCGCTATGATTAAACCAGTGGTCGAAACCCTGACTCAATACGTTGCTAGTCATCCTGAACTGAAAATTAACGATCCAGAAGCAGTGGCCAGGATTTTATTAGGGTCATTAGTGCATTTTCATATTGTTCAGGATGTGTTGCATGGTAAAGAGATTTTACCTATGGAGAGCGATCGCGTGATTAATACGATGATCGACTTGATTGTCAATAACGCTAAGTAA